The Thamnophis elegans isolate rThaEle1 chromosome Z, rThaEle1.pri, whole genome shotgun sequence genome contains a region encoding:
- the LOC116523067 gene encoding GTPase IMAP family member 2-like isoform X2, which produces MTYQSTSETPWLEEAMDEEPTLEHTGEDDELRLILVGKSGGGKSATGNTILDRKEFESIVAAKTTTLRCRKGQGDWQGRPISVVDTPGLFDSENYDEIVRREIVACVELSRPGPHALILVSQVGRFTTEDATAAKCVWDIFGAESARHTHVLFTCVEDLGGTPLQEYIQESNNRNLQGVIRQCGNRFCGFNNRAEGDERKRQVSVLMKMVQTTVSVNGGRYYTNRLYEIPNVRDEDVKAFLAENKTGRERVFQRSWGSIKIVKVAAACFLFVAIVIAIILMALYL; this is translated from the exons ATGACCTACCAGTCAACTTCGGAGACACCCTGGCTAGAA GAAGCCATGGATGAGGAGCCCACGCTGG AACACACAGGTGAAGACGACGAACTCCGGCTGATCCTCGTCGGAAAGTCCGGAGGCGGGAAAAGCGCCACTGGGAACACCATCCTCGATCGGAAGGAGTTCGAGTCCATTGTGGCGGCAAAGACCACCACCCTGCGTTGCAGAAAAGGTCAGGGGGATTGGCAGGGTAGGCCGATCTCCGTAGTCGACACGCCAGGCCTTTTTGATTCCGAAAACTATGATGAGATTGTACGACGGGAGATTGTGGCTTGCGTGGAGCTCTCCCGGCCTGGCCCCCATGCCCTGATTTTGGTGAGCCAGGTGGGACGCTTCACCACCGAAGACGCAACCGCTGCTAAGTGTGTCTGGGATATCTTTGGGGCCGAGTCCGCCAGGCACACACACGTCCTATTTACCTGCGTGGAGGATTTGGGCGGGACCCCCCTGCAGGAGTACATCCAAGAGTCCAACAACAGGAATCTGCAGGGAGTGATTCGGCAATGTGGGAACCGCTTCTGTGGGTTCAACAACAGGGCCGAGGGAGATGAGCGGAAGAGGCAGGTCTCGGTTCTGATGAAGATGGTGCAGACAACCGTTTCAGTGAATGGGGGAAGATACTACACCAACCGGCTGTACGAAATACCCAACGTTCGGGATGAGGATGTCAAAGCGTTCCTGGCCGAGAACAAAACGGGCAGAGAAAGGGTCTTCCAGAGATCCTGGGGCTCCATCAAAATTGTGAAAGTGGCTGCAGCGTGTTTCTTGTTCGTGGCCATTGTGATCGCCATTATTCTCATGGCCCTCTATTTGTGA
- the LOC116523067 gene encoding GTPase IMAP family member 2-like isoform X1, translating to MTYQSTSETPWLEVRTSSEREAMDEEPTLEHTGEDDELRLILVGKSGGGKSATGNTILDRKEFESIVAAKTTTLRCRKGQGDWQGRPISVVDTPGLFDSENYDEIVRREIVACVELSRPGPHALILVSQVGRFTTEDATAAKCVWDIFGAESARHTHVLFTCVEDLGGTPLQEYIQESNNRNLQGVIRQCGNRFCGFNNRAEGDERKRQVSVLMKMVQTTVSVNGGRYYTNRLYEIPNVRDEDVKAFLAENKTGRERVFQRSWGSIKIVKVAAACFLFVAIVIAIILMALYL from the exons ATGACCTACCAGTCAACTTCGGAGACACCCTGGCTAGAAGTGAGAACATCTTCTGAAAGG GAAGCCATGGATGAGGAGCCCACGCTGG AACACACAGGTGAAGACGACGAACTCCGGCTGATCCTCGTCGGAAAGTCCGGAGGCGGGAAAAGCGCCACTGGGAACACCATCCTCGATCGGAAGGAGTTCGAGTCCATTGTGGCGGCAAAGACCACCACCCTGCGTTGCAGAAAAGGTCAGGGGGATTGGCAGGGTAGGCCGATCTCCGTAGTCGACACGCCAGGCCTTTTTGATTCCGAAAACTATGATGAGATTGTACGACGGGAGATTGTGGCTTGCGTGGAGCTCTCCCGGCCTGGCCCCCATGCCCTGATTTTGGTGAGCCAGGTGGGACGCTTCACCACCGAAGACGCAACCGCTGCTAAGTGTGTCTGGGATATCTTTGGGGCCGAGTCCGCCAGGCACACACACGTCCTATTTACCTGCGTGGAGGATTTGGGCGGGACCCCCCTGCAGGAGTACATCCAAGAGTCCAACAACAGGAATCTGCAGGGAGTGATTCGGCAATGTGGGAACCGCTTCTGTGGGTTCAACAACAGGGCCGAGGGAGATGAGCGGAAGAGGCAGGTCTCGGTTCTGATGAAGATGGTGCAGACAACCGTTTCAGTGAATGGGGGAAGATACTACACCAACCGGCTGTACGAAATACCCAACGTTCGGGATGAGGATGTCAAAGCGTTCCTGGCCGAGAACAAAACGGGCAGAGAAAGGGTCTTCCAGAGATCCTGGGGCTCCATCAAAATTGTGAAAGTGGCTGCAGCGTGTTTCTTGTTCGTGGCCATTGTGATCGCCATTATTCTCATGGCCCTCTATTTGTGA
- the LOC116520818 gene encoding F-box/LRR-repeat protein 14-like, giving the protein MEQDPPAASRGQQALGEEPGVLPAARDNPAESGHWWPQEGHRLRREAEGSSPAPLPLAVARAAEQRQRRMPVQGENGQVGSGSPAASVSLPVPSLFRLCLQGAASLISAPSKQYRGSLASLPPGLAQVLLEHLVGEARLHPGSMRLFSGCPLRTLRLDCYPYATNRLLGGLPAFPGLQRLSLFGCSLITDQGLSAVQRLLHLQQLNLSACVKLSDNCLPFLKGLPELSHLALDQTGVTDAGLRGLLLGPPSALSHLSLNRTGVTERTLCLLPHCAPKLCELGLKQTGISDVSALRHSEALRRLFLDDTPVSEASLGTLASHPALGCLTLSGVQSVAGDRALELVSALPLSRLGLPSRHTVTDVGLAAVCRLSGLLELDLTDYIHITDEGLRALPGLGRLRRLSLANTRVTDEGLPHVRPLRLLEELRLDRLPVSSAGVAHCLTGLPHLQVLSLAGTAVGDPVARLGLAECRRLLKLNLSDTRLTDQGLRLLAQLPLVQLNLEGSGVTAAGVAELLAACPTLARVRSGRLRVLSPTDEEEPGH; this is encoded by the exons ATGGAGCAGGACCCGCCGGCAGCCAGCAGGGGGCAGCAGGCGCTGGGGGAAGAGCCAG GCGTCTTGCCTGCTGCCCGCGACAACCCTGCGGAGTCTGGCCATTGGTGGCCGCAGGAGGGCCACCGGCTGCG GAGGGAAGCCGAGGGGAGCAGCCCGGCACCCCTGCCCCTCGCCGTAGCCCGGGCAGCCGAGCAGCGCCAACGCCGAATGCCCGTCCAGGGGGAGAACGGCCAGGTTGGATCGGGGTCCCCTGCAGCCTCGGTTTCCCTTCCGGTGCCTTCGCTGTTCAGGCTGTGTCTTCAGGGGGCGGCCAGCCTCATCTCAG cccccagcaaGCAGTACCGCGGCAGCCTGGCCTCGCTGCCTCCCGGTCTGGCCCAGGTGTTGCTGGAGCACCTGGTGGGAGAGGCTCGCCTGCACCCTGGCAGCATGCGGCTCTTCTCCGGCTGCCCCCTGCGGACCCTCCGCCTGGATTGCTACCCCTACGCCACCAACCGGCTGCTCGGGGGGCTGCCAGCGTTTCCCGGCTTACAGCGGCTGAGCCTCTTCGGCTGCTCACTTATCACAG ACCAAGGTCTGTCCGCAGTGCAGCGTCTTTTGCACCTGCAGCAGCTAAACCTCTCGGCCTGCGTGAAGCTGAGTGACAACTGCCTGCCGTTCCTGAAAG gGCTGCCGGAGTTGTCCCACCTGGCGCTGGACCAGACCGGCGTGACGGATGCCGGCCTGAGGGGGCTCCTCCTGGGGCCTCCCTCCGCCCTCTCCCACCTGAGCCTCAACCGGACGGGGGTCACCGAGCGCACCCTCTGCCTCCTGCCCCACTGCGCCCCCAAACTGTGTGAACTCGGCCTCAAGCAGACCGGC ATCAGCGACGTGTCTGCCCTGCGTCACTCGGAGGCCCTGCGGAGGCTGTTCCTGGATGACACCCCCGTGAGTGAGGCCTCCCTCGGGACCCTCGCCTCCCACCCGGCCCTCGGCTGCCTGACCCTCTCTGGCGTCCAGTCGGTCGCTGGGGATCGGGCTCTGGAGCTGGTCTCAG CTCTGCCCCTGAGCCGGCTGGGGCTGCCGAGCCGCCACACAGTGACCGACGTTGGCCTGGCTGCCGTCTGCCGACTGTCCGGCCTCCTGGAGCTGGACCTGACCGACTACATCCACATCACGGACGAGGGGCTGCGGGCGTTGCCTGGGCTGGGGAg GCTGCGGCGCCTGTCCCTGGCCAACACGCGGGTGACGGATGAGGGCCTGCCCCACGTCCGGCCCCTGCGGCTTCTGGAGGAGCTGCGCCTGGACCGCCTGCCCGTCTCCAGCGCTGGCGTGGCCCACTGCCTCACGGGCCTCCCCCACCTGCAG GTGCTGAGTCTCGCTGGCACAGCCGTTGGAGACCCCGTAGCCAGGCTGGGCCTCGCGGAGTGCCGTCGGCTGCTCAAGCTCAACCTGAGTGATACCCGCCTGACTGACCAAG GGCTCCGCCTCCTGGCTCAGCTGCCCCTTGTCCAGCTCAACCTCGAAGGCTCGGGGGTGACAGCTGCCGGTGTGGCCGAGCTTCTGGCCGCCTGCCCCACCCTCGCCCGCGTCCGCAGTGGCCGCCTGAGGGTCTTGTCTCCGACGGATGAGGAAGAGCCCGGCCACTAG